In one Oryzias latipes chromosome 13, ASM223467v1 genomic region, the following are encoded:
- the LOC101173565 gene encoding extracellular calcium-sensing receptor-like: protein MLFAIEEINNSTELLPGITLGYKVYDTCGSIARSVKVALNLASGSDTKTVMSKASCIKPAQVQAIMGETSSSPSSAIATVIGPFSIPLISHFSTCACLSDKTKYPSFLRTIPSDYFQSRALAQLVKHFGWMWVGAIRTNDDYGNNGMVTFTETAEQLGICLEYSVPFFRTDPPDKIQKIIDLIKASTSKVIVAFLSHMDMDVLIKELSNHNISGYQWVGSESWIFDSQIAAVDQTHILDGAIGLSIPKAHVSGLKEFMLDVTPLNSSSNDLFVEFWEAMFSCEFKQSKSAVEIHGECTGREDVAGVKNSFTDMSLMPIFNNVYKGVYAVAHALHMILKCNETCDNGVQLQPLEILKYIQKIRFKTKEGDEVYFNENGDPAAKYEIINWQPRENGIVDFVKVGLYDASLSADKQLNLQDESLIWAKNSLEVPVSVCSEKCPPGTRKVLQKGKPVCCYDCIRCPDGEISNSTDSITCVKCPEEAWPNERRDSCLDKESVFLSYEEIMGALLTAASLFGTCLTAIVAFIFFRHRKTPLVRANNSELSFLLLFSLILCFLCSLTFIGRPSEWTCQLRHTAFAITFVLCISCVLGKTIVVLMAFKARLPGGNMMKWFGPTQQRLSVLGLTLIQVIICILWLTISPPFPFKNVQEFRDKIILECALGSELGFWAGLGYIGLLAVLCFISAFLARKLPDNFNEAKFITFSMLIFCAVWITFIPAYVSSPGKFGVAVEIFAILASSFGLLICIFIPKCYVILLKPDKNTKKYMMGKGGS, encoded by the exons ATGCTTTTTGCCATTGAGGAGATCAACAACAGTACAGAGCTGCTGCCGGGTATAACTCTGGGATACAAGGTTTATGACACTTGTGGTTCCATAGCCAGAAGTGTAAAAGTTGCTCTAAACTTGGCCAGTGGGAGTGACACCAAGACTGTGATGTCAAAAGCTTCCTGCATCAAACCTGCACAAGTGCAGGCCATAATGGGAGAAACGTCATCTTCTCCGAGCTCAGCGATTGCTACAGTCATCGGACCATTTTCGATCCCACTG ATTAGTCACTTTTCTACATGTGCTTGTCTCAGTGATAAAACGAAGTACCCATCCTTTCTCAGAACAATACCCAGTGATTACTTCCAGAGCAGAGCCCTCGCCCAACTGGTCAAGCACTTCGGCTGGATGTGGGTTGGAGCGATTAGAACCAATGATGACTATGGCAACAATGGCATGGTTACATTCACAGAGACTGCTGAACAGTTGGGCATTTGTCTGGAATATTCTGTGCCTTTCTTTCGAACAGATCCCCCAGATAAGATTCAGAAAATAATTGATCTGATTAAGGCATCCACCTCAAAGGTGATTGTTGCCTTCCTCTCTCACATGGACATGGATGTGCTTATTAAGGAGTTGTCAAACCATAACATATCAGGGTATCAGTGGGTCGGAAGTGAGTCCTGGATCTTTGATTCTCAGATTGCTGCGGTGGATCAGACTCACATTCTGGATGGAGCTATAGGTCTGTCCATTCCCAAAGCTCATGTCAGCGGCCTCAAAGAGTTTATGCTTGATGTTACACCCCTCAATTCATCCAGTAATGACTTGTTCGTAGAGTTCTGGGAGGCAATGTTTAGCTGTGAGTTCAAACAGTCAAAGTCGGCTGTAGAAATTCATGGAGAATGTACCGGACGAGAAGATGTGGCCGGAGTGAAAAACAGTTTCACAGACATGTCCCTAATGCCCATTTTCAACAACGTCTATAAAGGAGTGTATGCTGTAGCCCACGCTCTGCATATGATTCTAAAATGTAACGAAACGTGTGACAATGGTGTGCAGCTGCAGCCACTAGAG ATTTTAAAGTACATACAAAAGATTagattcaaaacaaaagaaggagATGAGGTCTATTTCAATGAAAACGGAGATCCAGCTGCAAAATATGAGATTATAAATTGGCAGCCGAGAGAAAATGGCATTGTGGACTTTGTCAAAGTGGGTCTCTATGATGCATCATTATCTGCAGACAAACAGTTGAATCTACAAGATGAGTCTTTAATTTGGGCAAAGAACTCATTAGag GTTCCGGTGTCGGTTTGCAGTGAAAAGTGTCCCCCAGGAACACGCAAGGTTCTCCAAAAAGGAAAGCCTGTTTGCTGCTATGATTGCATTCGATGTCCAGATGGAGAAATAAGCAACAGCACAG ATTCCATCACATGTGTAAAATGCCCTGAAGAGGCCTGGCCAAATGAAAGACGAGATTCCTGCTTAGATAAAGAGTCTGTGTTCCTGTCTTATGAGGAAATAATGGGGGCACTGCTCACTGCTGCCTCTTTATTTGGAACGTGCTTGACAGCCATTGTAGCGTTCATTTTCTTCAGGCACAGGAAAACTCCTCTGGTGAGGGCAAATAACTCTGAGCTGAGCTTCCTACTGCTCTTCTCTCTCATTCTGTGTTTCCTGtgctctctgaccttcatcggCCGGCCCTCTGAGTGGACCTGCCAGCTGCGGCACACTGCTTTTGCCATCACGTTTGTTCTCTGCATCTCTTGTGTTCTGGGGAAGACAATAGTTGTCCTGATGGCTTTTAAAGCCAGACTTCCTGGTGGAAACATGATGAAGTGGTTTGGACCTACACAGCAGAGACTCAGCGTTCTGGGACTCACTCTTATTCAAGTTATTATCTGTATCCTCTGGTTAACCATTTCCCCCCCTttcccttttaaaaatgttcaagagTTTAGAGATAAAATCATCTTGGAGTGTGCTCTTGGCTCAGAGTTAGGGTTCTGGGCTGGACTTGGGTATATAGGTCTTCTGGCTGTCTTGTGCTTCATTTCTGCGTTTTTGGCTCGGAAACTGCCCGATAATTTCAACGAAGCCAAATTTATTACATTCAGCATGCTGATATTCTGTGCAGTTTGGATCACGTTCATCCCAGCATACGTCAGCTCTCCAGGGAAGTTCGGCGTTGCCGTGGAGATCTTTGCCATCCTTGCTTCCAGTTTTGGACTACTGATTTGTATTTTCATCCCAAAATGCTATGTCATCCTACTCAaacctgacaaaaacacaaaaaaatatatgatgGGTAAGGGAGGATcataa
- the LOC110014533 gene encoding extracellular calcium-sensing receptor-like translates to MLFAIEEINNSTELLPGITLGYQMYDACYSIARSVKVALALVNGNTAELTLKECKSAAQVQVIMGETISILSAAIASVMGPFHIPLISHYSTCACLSDKTKYPSFLRTIPSDYFQSRALAQLVKHFGWTWVGAIRTNDDYGNNGMATFTETAEQLGICLEYSVPFFRMDPPDKIQKITDLIKASTSKVIVAFLTHMDMDVLLHEFSKHNLSGYQWVGSEGWIFDFQTATTDKTHILDGAIGLSIPKAHVSGLREFMLDVTTLNSSNNDLFIEFWEAMFSCEFKQSKSAAEIQGECTGQEDVAGVKNSFTDMSLMPILNNVYKGVYAVAHALHVILRCNKTCNTNVQLQPLEILQHIRKIHFRTKEGEEVYFDANGDPAAKYEIINWQPKEKGIVDFVTVGLYDASLPAGKQLNLQNNLIWTRNSRQVPVSVCSEKCQPGTRKVYQKGKPVCCHDCATCAEGEISNNTDSITCVRCHPEFWSNERRDACVRKQEVFLSYEEIMGALLTAASLFGTCLTAIVAFIFFRHRKTPLVRANNSELSFLLLFSLILCFLCSLTFIGRPSEWTCQLRHTAFAITFVLCISCVLGKTIVVLMAFKARLPGGNMMKWFGPAQQRLSVLGLTLIQVIICILWLTISPPFPFKNVQEFRDKIILECALGSELGFWAGLGYIGLLAVLCFISAFLARKLPDNFNEAKFITFSMLIFCAVWITFIPAYVSSPGKFSVAVEIFAILASSFGLLICIFIPKCYVILLKPEKNTRKYMMGKGGS, encoded by the exons ATGCTCTTTGCCATTGAGGAGATCAACAACAGTACAGAACTGCTACCAGGCATCACCCTGGGCTATCAAATGTATGATGCTTGTTATTCCATTGCTAGAAGTGTCAAAGTTGCACTTGCTTTGGTTAATGGTAATACAGCTGAGTTAACTTTGAAGGAATGCAAAAGTGCTGCACAAGTGCAAGTCATAATGGGAGAAACAATTTCCATCCTTAGTGCTGCCATTGCCTCAGTCATGGGACCATTCCATATACCTTTG ATCAGCCACTACTCTACATGTGCCTGTCTCAGTGATAAAACGAAGTACCCATCCTTTCTCAGAACAATACCCAGTGATTACTTCCAGAGCAGAGCCCTCGCCCAACTGGTCAAGCACTTTGGCTGGACGTGGGTTGGAGCGATTAGAACAAATGATGACTATGGCAACAATGGCATGGCTACATTCACAGAAACTGCTGAACAGTTGGGCATTTGTCTGGAATATTCTGTGCCTTTCTTTCGAATGGATCCCCCAGATAAGATACAAAAAATAACTGATCTGATCAAAGCATCCACCTCAAAGGTGATTGTTGCCTTCCTCACTCACATGGACATGGATGTGTTACTACATGAGTTTTCCAAACATAACTTGAGCGGTTACCAGTGGGTCGGGAGCGAGGGCTGGATCTTTGATTTTCAGACTGCAACAACAGATAAAACTCACATCCTGGATGGAGCTATAGGTCTGTCCATTCCCAAAGCTCATGTCAGCGGCCTCAGAGAGTTTATGCTTGATGTTACAACCCTCAATTCGTCCAATAATGACTTGTTCATAGAGTTCTGGGAGGCAATGTTTAGCTGTGAGTTCAAACAGTCAAAGTCAGCAGCAGAAATTCAGGGAGAATGTACCGGACAAGAAGATGTGGCCGGAGTGAAAAACAGTTTCACAGACATGTCCCTCATGCCCATTCTTAACAACGTCTACAAAGGAGTGTATGCTGTAGCCCACGCTCTGCATGTCATACTCAGATGTAACAAAACATGCAACACTAATGTGCAGCTGCAGCCATTGGAG ATTTTACAGCACATAAGAAAAATACACTTCCGAACaaaagaaggagaggaggtttACTTTGATGCAAATGGAGATCCAGCAGCAAAATATGAAATTATAAACTGGCAACCAAAAGAAAAGGGCATTGTGGATTTTGTCACAGTCGGCCTTTATGACGCATCATTACCTGCAGGCAAGCAGCTCAATCTacaaaataatctaatctgGACAAGGAACTCTCGTCAG GTGCCTGTGTCGGTTTGCAGTGAGAAATGTCAGCCTGGAACTCGAAAGGTTTATCAGAAAGGAAAACCTGTTTGCTGCCATGACTGTGCAACATGTGCTGAAGGGGAAATAAGCAACAACACAG ATTCCATCACCTGTGTGAGATGTCACCCTGAATTTTGGTCAAATGAGAGAAGAGATGCCTGTGTGAGAAAACAGGAAGTCTTTTTGTCTTATGAAGAAATAATGGGGGCACTGCTCACTGCTGCCTCTTTATTTGGAACGTGCTTGACAGCCATTGTAGCGTTCATTTTCTTCAGGCACAGGAAAACTCCTCTGGTGAGGGCAAATAACTCTGAGCTGAGCTTCCTACTGCTCTTCTCTCTCATTCTGTGTTTCCTGtgctctctgaccttcatcggCCGGCCCTCTGAGTGGACCTGCCAGCTGCGGCACACTGCTTTTGCCATCACGTTTGTTCTCTGCATCTCTTGTGTTCTGGGGAAGACAATAGTTGTCCTGATGGCTTTTAAAGCCAGACTTCCTGGTGGAAACATGATGAAGTGGTTTGGACCTGCACAGCAGAGACTCAGCGTTCTGGGACTCACTCTTATTCAAGTTATTATCTGTATCCTCTGGTTAACCATTTCCCCCCCTttcccttttaaaaatgttcaagagTTTAGAGATAAAATCATCTTGGAGTGTGCTCTCGGCTCAGAGTTAGGGTTCTGGGCTGGACTTGGGTATATAGGTCTTCTGGCTGTCTTGTGCTTCATTTCTGCGTTTTTGGCTCGGAAACTGCCCGATAATTTCAACGAAGCCAAATTTATCACGTTCAGCATGCTGATATTCTGTGCAGTTTGGATCACGTTCATCCCAGCATACGTCAGCTCTCCAGGGAAGTTCAGCGTTGCCGTGGAGATCTTTGCCATCCTTGCTTCCAGTTTTGGACTACTGATTTGTATTTTCATCCCAAAATGCTATGTCATCCTACTCAAACCTGAGAAAAACACAAGGAAATATATGATGGGTAAGGGAGGAtcataa
- the LOC101174038 gene encoding extracellular calcium-sensing receptor-like codes for MHDCICVMVLFMLTMGVITEDETALCELLGSPVLPLLSKKGDITIGGAFSVYTQTPKSSPSLTETPEPLICTRISFREFRFAQTMMFAIEEINNSSSLLPNVSVGYKIFDSCGSTLSSTRAAMGLINGQERTFGKTCSGQSTVHAIVGASKSSSTIVLSQIAGTFQIPVVNMINICL; via the exons ATGCATGACTGCATTTGTGTTATGGTACTCTTTATGCTTACTATGGGAGTCATCACGGAAGATGAAACAGCTCTCTGTGAGCTGCTAGGAAGCCCTGTGTTACCTCTGTTATCGAAGAAAGGCGACATCACCATTGGAGGAGCGTTTTCTGTCTATACCCAAACCCCAAAGTCTTCACCTTCTCTGACTGAAACTCCAGAACCTCTCATTTGCACCag GATAAGCTTCAGAGAATTCCGATTTGCTCAGACAATGATGTTTGCCATTGAGGAGATCAACAACAGCAGCTCTTTACTGCCAAATGTCTCGGTTGGTTATAAAATATTTGACAGCTGTGGTTCCACACTTTCTTCAACACGTGCAGCCATGGGTCTCATTAATGGACAGGAAAGAACTTTTGGAAAAACCTGCTCTGGTCAGTCAACTGTTCATGCCATTGTGGGAGCCTCTAAATCTTCCTCAACGATCGTCTTATCACAAATAGCTGGGACCTTTCAAATACCGGTGGTAAATATGATTAACATTTGTTTGTGA
- the LOC101174281 gene encoding extracellular calcium-sensing receptor-like, producing the protein MMFAIEEINNSSSLLPNVSVGYKIFDSCGSTLPSTRAAMGLINGQERTFGKTCTGQSTVHAIVGASKSSSTIVLSQIAGIFQIPVISHFSTCACLSNRKVHPSFFRTIPSDYYQSRALAQLVKYFGWTWVGAVRSDNDYGNNGMATFIEAATKEGICVEYSEAISGSSSYEQVERVVRVIKTGTAKVLVAFLDSDGMDILLEEALRQNLTGLQWVGSESWITAHHLATMKYSGILYGSIGFAIKKAKVAGLQDFLLQVHPSQDPQNHILKEFWEETFGCSFQSSLQGTKQCSGSERLRDIKNPFTDVSELRISNNVYKAVYAVAHAMHSMLKCGENSETVNASCTLKSILQPKEDVNFSLKSGEKVYFDERGDPAATYQLVNWQRNPAGDIVFVVVGSYDASLQSGKEFTMNGLNITWVTESFERPVSVCSESCPPGFRQAMIKGKPICCFSCITCAAGEISNSTSEFMLPHFLL; encoded by the exons ATGATGTTTGCCATTGAGGAGATCAACAACAGCAGCTCTTTACTGCCAAATGTCTCGGTTGGTTATAAAATATTTGACAGCTGTGGTTCCACACTTCCTTCAACACGTGCAGCCATGGGTCTCATTAATGGACAGGAAAGAACTTTTGGAAAAACCTGCACTGGTCAGTCAACTGTTCATGCCATTGTGGGAGCCTCTAAATCTTCCTCAACGATCGTCTTATCACAAATTGCTGGGATCTTTCAAATACCGGTG ATCAGCCACTTTTCCACATGTGCATGTCTCAGTAACAGAAAGGTGCACCCCTCCTTCTTCAGAACCATCCCCAGTGACTACTATCAGAGCAGGGCACTGGCTCAGCTGGTAAAGTACTTTGGATGGACATGGGTCGGTGCAGTCAGAAGTGACAATGACTATGGCAATAATGGAATGGCAACATTCATTGAAGCTGCAACCAAGGAGGGGATTTGTGTTGAATACTCTGAGGCCATCTCAGGGAGTAGTTCATATGAACAGGTTGAGAGGGTGGTCAGAGTAATCAAAACAGGCACTGCAAAAGTATTAGTTGCCTTTCTTGATTCTGATGGAATGGATATTCTGCTTGAAGAAGCTCTGAGGCAAAACCTAACTGGTTTGCAGTGGGTGGGAAGTGAATCCTGGATCACTGCTCATCATTTGGCTACTATGAAATACTCAGGTATTCTTTATGGGTCCATAGGCTTTGCCATAAAGAAGGCAAAAGTAGCAGGTTTGCAGGATTTTCTTTTACAGGTTCACCCAAGTCAGGACCCTCAGAACCACATACTGAAGGAGTTCTGGGAAGAAACCTTTGGCTGCAGTTTTCAGTCAAGTTTGCAAGGAACAAAGCAGTGCTCTGGATCTGAGAGACTACGTGACATTAAAAATCCTTTCACAGATGTGTCAGAGCTGAGAATATCCAATAATGTTTACAAAGCTGTATATGCTGTAGCTCATGCAATGCACAGCATGTTAAAATGTGGAGAAAACAGTGAAACAGTCAACGCGTCATGTACCTTGAAAAGCATTTTACAGCCAAAAGAA GATGTGAATTTTTCTCTTAAGTCTGGAGAGAAAGTGTATTTTGATGAAAGAGGAGATCCTGCAGCAACCTATCAGCTGGTGAACTGGCAAAGGAACCCAGCAGGAGACATTGTGTTTGTGGTTGTTGGAAGTTATGATGCTTCACTACAAAGTGGAAAAGAATTTACCATGAATGGACTTAACATTACATGGGTTACAGAATCCTTTGAG AGGCCAGTTTCTGTCTGCAGTGAGAGCTGTCCGCCTGGTTTCCGACAGGCTATGATTAAAGGAAAACCCATCTGTTGCTTCTCCTGCATCACCTGTGCTGCTGGAGAGATCAGTAACTCCACCAGTGAGTTCATGCTACCacactttttactttaa
- the LOC101173802 gene encoding extracellular calcium-sensing receptor-like: MIRLCSVNLKTADIRRGTMLLIADLLLFFLVAVREGKPTCQTYGTKELSSFFKEGDITIGGIFSFHQSPVTASSTLELNPGSIQCKGLDQGELQYAYTMMFAIEKINNSSELLPDVTLGYRIFDSCPSIPLSIRASLSLMNMYKGEKSSCDKPSSVHAVIGDTTSTSTIGIARTLGPFHIPVISHSATCACLSNRREYPSFFRTIPNDIFQSKALAKLVKHFGWSWVGAIRTNNDYGNGGMATFLDSAKKEGVCVEYSVAIYRTDPRKHFLEVVNIIKKSTSKVIVAFADGTDLDILFKELHAQSVTGLQWVGSEGWITYRQIATPMNYAVVQGAVGFAALSSPIPGLQEFLRNSKPSITEGNQGLVELWEMVFNCTLNYKTEAHAQDYVAPCNGIETLRNINLPFTDVSDTSLLNNVYKATYAIAHALNLLINCENGQGPFDNKSCADRKNIQPWQVLYYLSRIRFTADTGENVFFDDLGDPVARYALVNWQIDETGQTRFQTIGYYDASRPEGQQFDINPGVSAVWAGENHEVPKSICSESCLPGTFRTFIKGKPICCFDCIPCAEGEFSNSTSETAGFVVFTLLLVAFLLGKIPASTSSACLKMCNVYRLFILADAVNCHKCHPEYKSSEERTSCDLKAIEFLTFTELMGILLVAFSIFGACLAMIVAVIFYHHRKTPMVKANNSELSFLLLFSLSLCFLCPLTFISRPTKWSCMLRHSTFGIIFVLCMSCVLGKTIVVLMAFNATVPGSNVIKWFGPVQQRVSVLTFTIIQVLICIMWLTINPPYPHKNVKYYKDKVILECSHGSSLGFWAVLGYIGVLSLLCFGLAFMARKLPNNFNEAKFITFSMLIFCAVWLTFIPAYVSSPGKFTVAVEIFAILASSYGMLCCIFFPKCYIILFKPEKNTKKHLMGKETKAI, from the exons ATGATAAGACTTTGCAGTGTTAATCTTAAAACTGCGGACATTAGGAGAGGTACAATGCTGCTGATAGCAGAcctgctccttttttttcttgtggctGTGAGAGAAGGAAAACCTACGTGTCAAACGTATGGGACCAAAGAACTGTCTTCATTTTTCAAGGAAGGAGACATTACTATTGGaggaattttttcttttcaccaaaGCCCAGTCACAGCGAGTTCAACTCTTGAACTCAACCCAGGTTCAATCCAGTGTAAAGG gcTGGACCAAGGTGAACTTCAGTATGCATACACCATGATGTTTGCCATagagaaaataaacaacagcTCAGAGCTTTTACCAGATGTGACACTTGGTTACAGAATATTTGATTCTTGCCCCAGTATCCCCTTGTCCATCAGGGCATCGTTAAGTCTCATGAATATGTACAAAggggagaaaagcagctgtgaTAAACCCTCCAGCGTGCATGCTGTCATTGGGGATACCACTTCCACCTCCACAATAGGCATAGCACGTACACTAGGACCCTTCCATATACCTGTG ATAAGCCATTCAGCCACTTGTGCATGTCTTAGTAACAGAAGAGAATACCCTTCTTTCTTCAGAACCATCCCCAATGacatttttcaaagcaaagcCCTCGCAAAGCTTGTGAAACATTTCGGCTGGTCTTGGGTGGGAGCCATAAGAACAAATAATGATTATGGAAATGGTGGGATGGCCACTTTTCTCGACTCTGCAAAAAAGGAGGGCGTGTGTGTTGAGTACTCTGTAGCCATTTACAGAACTGATCCCAGGAAGCACTTCTTAGAAGTAGTGAATATTATCAAAAAATCCACTTCTAAGGTAATAGTGGCATTTGCAGACGGCACAGACCTTGACATACTTTTCAAAGAGCTGCATGCTCAGAGTGTAACTGGCCTGCAGTGGGTAGGAAGTGAAGGGTGGATTACATATCGACAAATTGCCACTCCGATGAACTATGCTGTGGTCCAAGGAGCAGTTGGCTTTGCAGCATTAAGTTCTCCCATCCCTGGATTACAGGAGTTCCTAAGAAACAGTAAGCCCTCAATTACAGAAGGAAATCAGGGGCTTGTGGAGTTATGGGAGATGGTATTCAACTGCACCCTGAACTACAAAACAGAGGCTCATGCTCAGGATTATGTAGCACCATGTAATGGGATAGAGACTCTAAGGAACATTAACCTGCCTTTCACAGATGTGTCAGATACCAGCCTACTGAACAATGTTTACAAGGCCACATATGCCATTGCTCACGCTCTGAACCTGCTAATCAACTGTGAAAATGGACAGGGGCCATTTGATAATAAATCTTGTGCTGATAGGAAAAATATACAGCCGTGGCAG gtaTTGTATTACCTGTCACGGATACGTTTCACCGCTGACACTGGTGAGAATGTGTTCTTTGATGATTTGGGAGACCCTGTAGCACGTTATGCTCTGGTAAACTGGCAGATAGATGAAACAGGGCAAACACGGTTCCAAACCATTGGTTACTATGATGCCTCCCGGCCTGAAGGTCAACAGTTTGACATCAACCCAGGTGTGAGTGCTGTTTGGGCTGGAGAGAACCATGAG GTGCCAAAGTCGATTTGCAGTGAGAGCTGTTTGCCTGGAACTTTTCGGACTTTCATTAAAGGCAAACCTATCTGCTGCTTTGACTGCATCCCCTGCGCTGAGGGGGAGTTCAGCAACAGTACAAGTGAGACTGCAGGATTCGTAGTCTTTACCCTGCTGCTCGTTGCGTTTCTGCTGGGCAAAATTCCGGCCAGCACTTCTTCGGCATGTCTAAAAATGTGTAATGTGTACCGCTTATTTATCCTTGCAGATGCTGTGAACTGTCATAAATGCCACCCTGAGTACAAATCCAGTGAAGAGAGGACTAGTTGTGACTTGAAAGCTATTGAATTCCTCACCTTCACCGAGTTAATGGGTATACTGCTGGTTGCCTTCTCTATCTTTGGTGCATGCCTTGCGATGATTGTGGCTGTAATATTTTACCACCACAGAAAAACTCCTATGGTCAAAGCAAATAACTCTGAGCTGAGTTTCTTGCTGTTGTTCTCCTTAAGCTTGTGTTTCCTCTGCCCTTTGACCTTCATTAGCCGGCCCACTAAGTGGTCTTGCATGCTGCGACACTCCACCTTCGGCATCATCTTTGTGCTCTGCATGTCGTGCGTCCTGGGAAAAacaattgttgttttaatgGCCTTCAATGCTACAGTCCCAGGAAGTAACGTAATCAAATGGTTTGGACCTGTGCAACAGAGGGTCAGCGTCCTGACTTTCACCATCATCCAGGTCTTAATTTGCATTATGTGGCTAACAATCAATCCTCCATATccacacaaaaatgttaaatattacaAAGACAAAGTTATATTGGAGTGTTCTCATGGATCGTCATTGGGGTTCTGGGCTGTATTAGGTTATATTGGGGTTCTATCTCTGCTATGCTTTGGACTAGCCTTTATGGCCCGGAAGCTGCCTAATAATTTCAACGAAGCTAAGTTTATCACATTTAGCATGTTGATATTTTGTGCTGTGTGGCTCACCTTCATTCCAGCTTACGTCAGCTCTCCGGGAAAGTTTACTGTAGCAGTGGAGATCTTTGCAATCCTGGCTTCAAGTTATGGGATGCTctgctgtatttttttcccaaagtgctacatcattttatttaaacctgagaagaatacaaagaaacatttaatgGGTAAAGAGACAAAAGCTATTTAA
- the LOC111948489 gene encoding extracellular calcium-sensing receptor-like, giving the protein NIERKKQVTLRLEAFCISFCIFSLCFFIQISHFSTCACLSNRKVHPSFFRTIPSDYYQSRALAQLVKYFGWTWVGAVRSDNDYGNNGMATFIEAAPQEGICVEYSEAISGTSLYEQVERVVRVIKTGTAKVLVAFLGYDEMDILLEEALRQNLTGLQWVGSESWITSSNLALNRYSGILTGSIGFAIKKGKIAGLQDFLLQVHPSQDPQNHILKEFWEETFGCSFQSSLHGTKQCSGSERLRDIKNPFTDVSELRISNNVYKAVYAVAHAMHSMLKCGENSETVNASCTLKSILQPKEVRG; this is encoded by the coding sequence aatattgaaagaaaaaaacaagtaacaTTGAGGTTAGAAGCGTTTTGCATATCTTTTTGCAtcttttcattgtgttttttcattcagATCAGCCACTTTTCCACATGTGCATGTCTCAGTAACAGAAAGGTGCACCCCTCCTTCTTCAGAACCATCCCCAGTGACTACTATCAGAGCAGGGCACTGGCTCAGCTGGTAAAGTACTTTGGATGGACATGGGTTGGTGCAGTCAGAAGTGACAATGACTATGGCAATAATGGAATGGCAACATTCATTGAAGCTGCACCCCAGGAAGGGATTTGTGTTGAATACTCTGAGGCCATCTCAGGGACTAGTTTATACGAACAGGTCGAGAGGGTGGTCAGAGTGATCAAAACAGGCACTGCAAAAGTATTAGTTGCCTTCCTTGGTTATGATGAAATGGATATTCTGCTTGAAGAAGCTCTGAGGCAAAACCTTACTGGGTTACAGTGGGTGGGAAGTGAATCCTGGATTACATCAAGTAATTTGGCTCTAAATAGGTATTCTGGAATACTAACTGGCTCTATAGGCTTTGCCATAAAGAAGGGAAAAATTGCAGGTTTGCAGGATTTTCTTTTACAGGTTCACCCAAGTCAGGACCCTCAGAACCACATACTGAAGGAGTTCTGGGAAGAAACCTTTGGCTGCAGTTTTCAGTCAAGTTTGCATGGAACAAAGCAGTGCTCTGGATCTGAGAGACTACGTGACATTAAAAATCCTTTTACAGATGTGTCAGAGCTGAGAATATCCAATAATGTGTACAAAGCTGTATATGCTGTAGCTCATGCAATGCACAGCATGTTAAAATGTGGAGAAAACAGTGAAACAGTCAACGCGTCATGTACCTTGAAAAGCATTTTACAGCCAAAGGAAGTAAGAGGCtaa